Proteins co-encoded in one Arthrobacter alpinus genomic window:
- a CDS encoding bifunctional 2-methylcitrate synthase/citrate synthase, whose amino-acid sequence MSEEEVRKGLAGVVADYTAVSKVNPESNSLLYRGYPVQELAAGKSFEEVALLLWNGDLPTPTELADFEAFERANRALDPRVKAAIDLLPLDCHPMDVGRTAVSVLGAAHPLAEDSSPEAELSKAKSLFAQFPAVVAYDQRRRRGLALVEPRADLNYSQNFLWMSFGEEAAPEVVDAFRVSMVLYAEHSFNASTFTARVITSTLSDLHSAVTGAIGALKGPLHGGANEAVMHTFDEIGIRKEETREEAAARAKAWMEDALAQKKKVMGFGHRVYKHGDSRVPTMKGALDKMIAHFDRPEMLGLYDGLEQAMDEAKAIKPNLDYPAGPTYHLMGFDTDMFTPIFIAARITGWTAHIMEQRAANSLIRPLSAYNGVDERHLG is encoded by the coding sequence GTGAGTGAAGAAGAAGTACGCAAGGGTCTGGCCGGCGTCGTTGCCGATTACACCGCGGTTTCCAAGGTCAACCCGGAGTCGAACTCGCTGTTGTACCGCGGCTATCCCGTGCAGGAACTGGCGGCAGGCAAGTCCTTTGAAGAGGTAGCGCTGCTGCTCTGGAACGGGGATCTGCCTACTCCCACTGAACTGGCTGACTTTGAGGCGTTCGAGCGCGCAAACCGCGCCCTCGATCCTCGCGTCAAGGCTGCCATTGATCTCTTGCCGTTGGATTGCCACCCCATGGATGTGGGCCGCACCGCCGTATCGGTGTTGGGCGCGGCCCATCCGCTGGCCGAGGATTCCTCTCCTGAGGCAGAATTGTCCAAGGCCAAGTCGCTGTTCGCGCAGTTCCCGGCCGTGGTCGCCTACGATCAGCGCCGCCGTCGTGGTTTGGCATTGGTGGAACCACGCGCCGATCTGAACTATTCACAAAACTTCCTGTGGATGAGCTTTGGCGAAGAAGCAGCCCCGGAAGTTGTGGATGCATTCCGCGTCTCCATGGTGTTGTACGCGGAGCACTCCTTCAACGCCTCCACGTTCACCGCACGCGTGATCACCTCAACCCTGTCGGATCTGCATTCGGCAGTCACCGGCGCCATTGGCGCGCTGAAGGGCCCGCTACACGGCGGGGCCAACGAGGCCGTCATGCATACCTTTGACGAGATCGGCATCCGCAAGGAGGAGACCCGCGAGGAGGCCGCTGCCCGCGCCAAGGCATGGATGGAAGACGCGCTGGCGCAGAAGAAGAAGGTCATGGGCTTTGGGCACCGCGTGTACAAGCACGGGGACTCGCGCGTTCCCACCATGAAGGGCGCGTTGGATAAGATGATCGCGCACTTTGATCGTCCCGAAATGCTGGGCCTGTACGACGGTCTGGAGCAGGCCATGGACGAGGCCAAGGCCATCAAACCGAACCTCGATTACCCGGCCGGACCCACGTACCACCTGATGGGTTTTGACACGGACATGTTCACGCCCATCTTCATCGCCGCCCGGATCACCGGCTGGACGGCACACATCATGGAGCAACGCGCCGCCAACTCGCTGATCCGCCCGTTGAGCGCGTACAACGGCGTT